The Equus caballus isolate H_3958 breed thoroughbred chromosome 12, TB-T2T, whole genome shotgun sequence genome contains a region encoding:
- the OR5M13E gene encoding olfactory receptor family 5 subfamily M member 13E translates to MSKKNYSAVTEFILLGLTDRAELQPVLFVIFLVIYLITVIGNVSMILLIRSDPKLHTPMYFFLGHLSFLDLCYVSNVTPQMLVNFLSKRKTISFIGCCIQFHFFIALVITEYYMLTVMAYDRYMAICKPLLYGSKMSRSVCHSLVATPYIYGFANGLAQTILMLRLSFCGPNEINHFYCADPPLLVLACSDTYVKETAMFVVAGFNLTCSLTIILISYIFIFMAILRIHSAEGRHKAFSTCGSHPTAVTIFYGTLFYMHLRPPSKASVEQGKIVAIFYIFVSPLLNPLIYSLRNKDVKRAMRKVIRKKFFTK, encoded by the coding sequence ATGTCAAAGAAAAACTATTCAGCAGTGACTGAGTTTATTCTCCTGGGACTGACTGATCGAGCAGAGTTGCAGCCTGtcctttttgtgatttttctagtCATCTACCTTATCACAGTAATTGGCAATGTGAGCATGATTTTGTTAATCAGAAGTGACCCAAAACTTCACACtccaatgtacttcttccttGGTCACCTCTCCTTTCTAGATCTCTGTTACGTGAGCAATGTCACTCCTCAGATGCTGGTTAATTTCTTATCCAAGAGAAAAACCATTTCTTTCATTGGTTGCTGTATACAATTCCACTTTTTTATTGCCCTGGTGATCACAGAATATTATATGCTCACAGTGATGGCTTATGACCGCTacatggccatctgcaaaccctTGTTGTATGGTAGCAAAATGTCCAGATCTGTTTGCCACTCTCTCGTTGCTACTCCTTATATTTATGGCTTTGCAAATGGTCTGGCACAGACTATCCTGATGCTTCGTCTCTCCTTCTGTGGACCCAATGAAATCAACCACTTTTACTGTGCGGACCCTCCTCTCTTAGTTCTTGCCTGTTCAGATACTTATGTCAAAGAAACTGCAATGTTTGTGGTAGCTGGTTTCAACCTGACTTGTTCTCTCACCATCATCCTCATctcttacattttcattttcatggcGATTCTTCGTATCCACTCTGCTGAGGGGAGGCACAAGGCTTTCTCCACCTGTGGGTCCCATCCGACAGCTGTCACCATCTTTTACGGGACACTGTTCTACATGCATCTGAGGCCCCCTTCTAAGGCCTCTGTAGAACAAGGGAAAATTGTAGctattttttatatctttgtgAGTCCTTTGCTAAACCCTTTGATCTATAGTCTTCGGAACAAAGATGTTAAAAGAGCAATGAGGAAAGTGATCCGAAAGAAATTCTTTACTAAATAA
- the OR5M10 gene encoding olfactory receptor family 5 subfamily M member 10 (The RefSeq protein has 2 substitutions compared to this genomic sequence) → MSSQNHTIVMEFALLGLTNNPVLEKILFGIFLVIYLITLAGNLCMIILIRTNSHLQTPMYFFLSHLSFVDICYSSNITPNMLYNFLSDQKTISYAGCFTQCLLFIALVITEFYILASMALDRYVAICNPLHYSTIMSKNICISLVTVHYTYGFLNGLSETLLTFHLSFCGSLEINHFYCADPPLIMLTCSDTYVKKMAMFIVAGFTLSSSLFIIVMSYLFIIVAILRIRSPEGKHKAFSTCGSHLTIVTIFYGTLFFMYLRTPSKKSVEDSKIIAVFYTFLSPMLNPVIYSLKNKDVIQAVQQMIKVNLFHKITV, encoded by the coding sequence ATGTCTTCCCAAAACCACACTATAGTGATGGAATTCGTACTCTTGGGACTCACAAACAACCCAGTACTAGAGAAGATCCTGTTTGGAATATTTCTGGTGATCTACCTAATCACGCTGGCAGGGAATCTGTGCATGATCATACTGATCAGGACGAATTCCCACCTCCaaacacccatgtacttcttccttagCCACCTCTCCTTTGTAGACATTTGTTATTCCTCCAACATTACTCCAAACATGCTGTACAATTTCCTCTCAGACCAGAAGACCATCTCCTATGCTGGATGCTTCACACAGTGTCTTCTCTTCATTGCCCTGGTGATCACTGAGTTCTATATCCTTGCTTCGATGGCATTGGATCGCTATGTAGCCATTTGCAACCCTTTACATTACAGTACCATAATGTCCAAGAACATTTGTATCTCTCTAGTCACAGTCCATTATACTTATGGCTTCCTCAATGGACTCTCTCAGACACTGCTGACTTTTCACTTATCTTTCTGTGGCTCCCTTGAAATCAATCATTTCTACTGTGCTGATCCTCCTCTTATAATGTTGACCTGCTCTGACACTTATGTCAAAAAGATGGCAATGTTTATAGTTGCTGGTTTTACTCTCTCAAGCTCCCTCTTCATCATTGTCATGTCCTACCTTTTCATTATTGTAGCCATCTTGAGGATCCGTTCTCCTGAAGGCAAGCACAAAGCCTTTTCTACTTGTGGTTCCCATCTGACAATAGTCACTATATTTTACGGAACCCTCTTCTTCATGTACTTAAGGACTCCATCTAAGAAGTCTGTAGAGGATTCCAAAATAATTGCagtcttttatacttttttgagCCCAATGCTGAACCCAGTGATCTACAGTCTAAAGAACAAGGATGTGATCCAGGCCGTGCAGCAAATGATTAAGGTAAATCTCTTTCATAAAATTACCgtttaa